From Elephas maximus indicus isolate mEleMax1 chromosome 25, mEleMax1 primary haplotype, whole genome shotgun sequence, the proteins below share one genomic window:
- the KCNK15 gene encoding potassium channel subfamily K member 15: protein MRPAGKQPAAGSPLRSPLSHPELVPPEAPPLGPRCPATPALAALTLLRVVPAPEGERARGAEGAGAGGSPCPPAVGAHGRDWSPGDPRGRQQGSGARGAAMRKQSVRTAALILCILSYLLVGAAVFDALESEAESSRKLLLAQKQSEFRRKYGFSAEDYRELERLALQAEPHRAGRQWKFAGSFYFAITVITTIGYGHAAPGTDSGKVFCMFYALLGIPLTLVTFQSLGERLNALVRRLLLAAKRGLGLRRPRVSTENMVVAGFLVCAATLALGAAAFAHFEGWTFFHAYYYCFITLTTIGFGDFVALQSDEALQRKPPYVAFSFLYILLGLTVIGAFLNLVVLRFLAASTDAPERAAHRASPLRPGALETRGPSLARRPPRTRGPTSISYRIHQLEMSARDNLGFSPPSSPRAMSSRPGRPLVRRKSI, encoded by the exons ATGAGGCCGGCAGGGAAGCAGCCAGCCGCTGGGAGCCCCCTCCGCTCTCCTCTCAGCCACCCCGAGCTGGTCCCCCCCGAGGCCCCGCCTCTGGGTCCCCGATGCCCTGCCACCCCAGCCCTCGCAGCCCTCACACTCCTCCGCGTGGTCCCGGCGCCGGAGGGCGAGCGCGCGAGGGGCGCAGAGGGAGCGGGCGCCGGCGGCTCACCGTGCCCGCCGGCCGTCGGGGCGCATGGACGGGACTGGAGCCCGGGCGACCCCCGCGGTCGCCAACAGGGGAGCGGGGCGCGGGGCGCCGCCATGAGGAAGCAGAGCGTGCGTACGGCCGCACTCATTCTGTGCATTTTGTCGTACCTGCTGGTGGGCGCCGCCGTCTTCGACGCGCTCGAGTCAGAGGCGGAGAGCAGCCGCAAGCTGCTGCTGGCCCAGAAGCAGAGCGAGTTCCGGAGGAAGTACGGCTTCTCGGCCGAGGACTACCGGGAGCTGGAGCGCCTGGCGCTGCAGGCCGAGCCGCACCGCGCCGGTCGCCAATGGAAGTTCGCCGGCTCCTTCTACTTCGCCATCACAGTCATCACTACCATCG GGTACGGCCACGCCGCGCCGGGCACTGACTCGGGCAAGGTCTTCTGCATGTTCTATGCGCTCCTGGGCATCCCGCTGACCCTGGTCACCTTCCAGAGCCTGGGCGAGCGGCTGAATGCGCTGGTGCGGCGCCTCCTGCTGGCGGCCAAGCGCGGCCTGGGCCTGCGGCGGCCGCGCGTGTCCACCGAGAACATGGTGGTGGCCGGGTTCCTGGTGTGCGCGGCCACCCTGGCGCTCGGGGCCGCCGCCTTCGCGCACTTTGAGGGCTGGACCTTCTTCCACGCCTACTACTACTGCTTCATCACCCTCACCACCATAGGCTTCGGCGACTTCGTGGCGCTGCAGAGCGATGAGGCGCTGCAGAGGAAGCCGCCCTACGTGGCCTTCAGTTTCCTCTACATCCTCTTGGGACTTACGGTCATCGGCGCCTTCCTCAACCTGGTGGTCCTGCGTTTCCTCGCGGCCAGCACCGACGCACCGGAGCGCGCAGCCCATCGCGCCAGCCCGCTCCGCCCGGGGGCGCTGGAGACCCGCGGCCCCTCCCTGGCCCGCCGCCCACCCCGCACCCGGGGCCCCACCTCCATCTCTTATCGCATCCACCAGCTGGAGATGTCTGCCCGCGACAATCTGGGTTTCTCGCCCCCATCGAGTCCCAGAGCCATGAGCAGCAGGCCCGGCAGGCCCCTGGTCAGGCGGAAGTCCATATGA